From the Nodularia sphaerocarpa UHCC 0038 genome, the window AAGCACAAAGTGTTGATAATAGCAGTGCTTACCAGACTCCAGAAAAGAAGCAGCCTGTCAAGCTGTAGGATTTTTGCTTTGTAGTACCACTGCATTGAAACCCATCCACAGACCCGCCATTTCTCTCAATACTGACTCCAAGAGTTTAGTGTGAGGCTACTGGCGGGTTGTCAATTTCTGGGGGGAGATAAAGCCATTTTCTCGCTAAGATGATTTGCTGTACAGTTAATACTAGAATTACCAACCAAGTTATCAGCATGATGCCTTGATATTCTGGTTTCCCTGGGACAAAGTATACTGCTCCTGTGTCAGAATGCACATTATTTAACATATAATATGCAAAGTAGGCTTCGATCACAAACATGACTCCCATAATGCGGAAGTTCCCAGAAACTGCTTGTTCAATATTTGTTTGGGTTGTGGCTGTGAATATTAATCCCAAAATCAAAACTGCGCTGAATAAATCATGGGCAATGCCATAATATGGATGCCAGTTGTGAGCAAAGTACATCATCCCTAATTCTACTACTGCTCTTATTGCCATATTCCACCACGCAATCCAGTATAACTGCCGCCATTTACTGGAGATTCGGCTATCTATACCAATCAAAAGGGGTAAAAAATACCAAAACCACAAGGCATAACCTAACCAAAAAACTTTGGGTAAGGCAATTGCACCTCCTAAGCCTTGGTGAGAGTTTTGGAAGTTGTAAAAAATCGTCCCGCTTATTGTTAGGGTAATGATGATGAGATAGTAGAGCAGTTTGAGCATATTTTAGGTGGAATATATTTTTTATTTTTGAACCACAGAGGACACAGAGAACACAGAGGAAGAGTTTTAGAGCATGATATCTATATGATGTTCTATGCCTGCGGGTGGTGGTGGTGAGTCGCTGTTTTCGTTACATTTGTCACTTTGTCGCCATTTGAGGATGTAGGGTAAAAGTAAGTCTGCTTGGGTGAATTTGTAGTTGGTTGTGGGGAAGCGGTTGATGTTGGCTTGCTGCATATTGATCATTTTTACGTCTTGTTGAATGATCAAGTGTGATAGGGGTGCAAAAAGAAGTTTGATTAACCATCCTATGGGTTGGACTCGAAAGGTAATAACGGTGTGTACTTCGGTTAGGCGATCGCCTATCGGTGTACAAGAAGAAGTGATAATATAATGACGCTGGTCGGAAAAGATGTAATCAACTCGACTGGTAGCAGGAGCAATAAAACGGTCAGTATGTTGCATTTGGGCGCGTTTTTGACTTAAAAGCCACCAAACCACGGCACTTTCACGCGGTTCTTCTAAATATTCAGCCACAGCACCATCTGCTAAACTCTGGACAATAGCTTTTACAGGCTTGGCTTTGGGAGTGCGAAACCAAAAGCGATGCACAAAACTTGCATGAGGACAGTCAAGAAAATTTTCTAAACAAGCATCAACCGGTGCTAAAAACCGCGTTTTCATGCGAAAACTTGTCCACCCTGGTGCGTCTAAATAAGGGAATTTTACAGGATGTGGGGTAGCAGGTGTCTCGGCTAAACATACCCAGACATAGCCATCTTGTTCCAAGCAATGATATTTTTTAATACTTAAATTACTAGCAATTTTACTGTCTGACGGTAAAGCTGGAACCTTGTTGACTGTACCCTCAATATCATATTCCCAGCCATGATAAGGACACTGTATAGATTCTTGACATACTTTTCCCGCAGAAAGAGGGGCGTGACGGTGGGCGCATCTATCTTCCAGAGCTGCTACCTTACCTAAAGCAGTGCGAAATATAACAACAGGTAGAGATGCAATTGTAGCGCTGAGTGGTTTCTGCTTCAGTTCTGGAGAACGACAGACAATATACCAATAACGATGACCTATAAACATTTTTTGTGTAATTTTAAGTATGAATTTGTGTCACGCAGAGACGCAGAGGCGCAGAGAGTAAGAGTTTGAGAGATGAAATTTTTAACTTCTCCATATTCACATCTGTGTTCATCTGTGTTCATCTGTGGTTAATTAATTCTTCAATATCCCTCACTCAAGCAGCAGATGATGATATTGATTAACCTGCAAATGCTGATGTTGAATATTTTCATCTCCACACCAATGTATTTCCACAGGAATCAACTCCTCTTCATAGCTACCTAAACCAAATAATAAACGCTTATCACCTTGGGCAGAAAATCCATTTGATGCTTGCACTTCCCGCAATTGTTTATCCCCATGAGAATTAATAATTACTTGTGTCCCCACAGCATCACGATTACAACTTTTACCATTACCAGCTAAATCTAACCCTAACCATGATTTAGGTGCTGAAACATTACGATAAATTGATACTGGCTGAAATTGATGAGTAACTAAAGCATCCAAATCACCATCATTATCTAAATCTGTTAATGCAATACCTCTAGAATTTCCTAATTCATTCCAACCAACTTGAGAAGCGACATCAAGAAAACGTTTCCCTTCATTGAGATATACTCGGTTTTGTTCATAGGGGAAAATACATCTATCGCGTAAATCAGCCCATCTGTCTGCATAACCGTGGATATCTGGGCCTGTTAAAGCGATTTGCGAGTTCCAATACCAAAAATCAGCGCATTTTCTTTCTGCTGCGACATTTTGGAAATAGTGAGGCGTGGTAATTTTACCTTTTAATCTTTGATTTCTGGTTTCTGGAAGTGGGCGGTCGTAACTATTATCTACCATGCCGTTGGCTTGGAGTATATCTAATTTGCCATCTCTATCTAAATCACCCATCGCGCCACCCCAACCAAAGCGATTTTCGTTGAGGATGTTGTGTTTCATGGCTGCGTCGGTAAATGCTTTTTCGCCAATTTGGTCTACATTTCCGCTATTCATCCACAATAAACTTCCTTCGGCTTGCAGTTTTTCATGGACATTGGAAACGTAAATATCTAATTGTCCATTATTATCGATATCTCCCAAAGAAGCATTCATCCCTTTATAGGTATCATGGCTGATTTTCCCCACCAATTTACCCCGGATTAGGTCGAATTTTTTACCTTGTTGATTAATATATAATTGGTCGGGACCAAAGTCGTTAGCTAAATATAAATCTGTCCAGCCATCGCCGTTTAAATCTCCCGTACCTATATCTAATGTCCAACGATTTCCATCGAGTCCTAAAGCTTTGACATCTTGTTTTTCTAATTTTTTACCTGTGTTGAGATAAAATAAATTCTCTCCCCCATTATCAGCATCATACCAAGTGCGGTGCATGACATTCATCATCCGGCGGTCATTGTCATACTCTGGTTGGGGTAACTGGAAAATATTAAAATAAGTTGGTTTTTCATAACCTGGTAATAATGGATTCATGGCATTACCTACCATTAAATCTAATTTGCCATCTCGATTCATATCTACAGCGTTGGCAGTTAAACTAATTGTATAGTCATCAATGCCCAATTCTGCGGAAACATCAATAAATTTCGGTAGACAATCCTTCTCGTTAGATGAACATTCTTCTCTGAATCTATTTTGTAATAAGCGTGATTTTCCATAGCCGACTGATAAGAATAAATCGGCATCGCTATCGTTATCATAATCCCACCATAAAGCGCCGGAGGGTAACCCGGCTGTTGTTTGATGATTGACTAATTCCTCTAAGGCGGGAATGGGTAAACGAGTGAATTTAAAATTACCTTGATTGAGGTATAAAGCGGCGCGATCGCTGTTATCTTTAAGAGGATAAGTTAAAAATATATCCTGTAATCCATCTTGGTTTACATCGGCTAAAGCTACTGCATCGCCTACGGATAATAACCATTTTCCGATATGTTGTAATCTGGGATCTATTTGTTCTAAAATCTCACTTTTGTGGGTGGAGATTCCGGCTGCATCTGCGGCTATTTCTTCAAAGGTAAAATCTGTGGTAATAATATCTTTGGCTGCAACTAATTGCTGATATCCCCAAAATCCACTGGTCCCGATGCAGGCGATTAAACTCCAGCGATAAATTGGGTTAAATATTTGAGTAATATTTACCTGCTTTAAATCTTTGATTTCCTGAATTTTAAACCACAGTAATCGCCCACTAAAATAAATAAATCCTGCGAAAAAGAATGTTGACAAACTCTCGAATTTATGCAGGTATAAATCCAGGAGGACAATAATCAACGACATCCAAATTTGACCTTTTTTGGTCTGGGGTGATGTCGCTGGATCGGTAATCATAAAGAATGTAAATAGATAAAATGCTGGGGAAGACAACGCCCCCATAACAATGGTTTCTGCTGGAATTAAATCATGCATTAAATAGGCACGAATGCACAATTGTATGGTGTAGAATCCTAAAAATGATATAATTAAAGCTGTGCGGTTAATGCGTAAGGCAAATAGCAATAAAGCGGCTGTAATAATAAAGATGACTATGGCTATGGAACCGCCCCATTGATAAGCGGGTGCTGCACTTATTAAGCCGTTACCTAATAATAAACTTGCAGTGATGCCAAATAATGCCGGATTGTAAATATGTCTGTTATTAGCTGTGAACAGATATTTTGAAGAAATGGCAAAGAAAACAGGTACTAATGGTAGCCAAGAAGCATGGGCAAAATTAGTTAAAATACTTAATGAACAACCTGTAATTGCAGCACTTAATGGAAATAGTAACTGGCGTTGTTTAAATAGCCAGTGGAGTATCATATCAAATCCACACGCCGCAGTTATAATTAATAAGATTTGCGCGGGAGAACGGTTAAATCCTAATACTGTAATTCCCAGGATAATATAAGAAATTAATATGCCTAAAATTGCTAATCTGGGATCTGATAAACTTGGTTTACGTTCCCATTGAAATGGAGAATTTTCTATTTTAATTGTACTTGTAGTCATACTGCACCTATTTCTACACAAGGTACTCGTTTATCAAGTTGATGAAACGATGCTGCACCATCTGGA encodes:
- a CDS encoding aromatic ring-hydroxylating oxygenase subunit alpha, with translation MFIGHRYWYIVCRSPELKQKPLSATIASLPVVIFRTALGKVAALEDRCAHRHAPLSAGKVCQESIQCPYHGWEYDIEGTVNKVPALPSDSKIASNLSIKKYHCLEQDGYVWVCLAETPATPHPVKFPYLDAPGWTSFRMKTRFLAPVDACLENFLDCPHASFVHRFWFRTPKAKPVKAIVQSLADGAVAEYLEEPRESAVVWWLLSQKRAQMQHTDRFIAPATSRVDYIFSDQRHYIITSSCTPIGDRLTEVHTVITFRVQPIGWLIKLLFAPLSHLIIQQDVKMINMQQANINRFPTTNYKFTQADLLLPYILKWRQSDKCNENSDSPPPPAGIEHHIDIML
- a CDS encoding FG-GAP-like repeat-containing protein, yielding MTTSTIKIENSPFQWERKPSLSDPRLAILGILISYIILGITVLGFNRSPAQILLIITAACGFDMILHWLFKQRQLLFPLSAAITGCSLSILTNFAHASWLPLVPVFFAISSKYLFTANNRHIYNPALFGITASLLLGNGLISAAPAYQWGGSIAIVIFIITAALLLFALRINRTALIISFLGFYTIQLCIRAYLMHDLIPAETIVMGALSSPAFYLFTFFMITDPATSPQTKKGQIWMSLIIVLLDLYLHKFESLSTFFFAGFIYFSGRLLWFKIQEIKDLKQVNITQIFNPIYRWSLIACIGTSGFWGYQQLVAAKDIITTDFTFEEIAADAAGISTHKSEILEQIDPRLQHIGKWLLSVGDAVALADVNQDGLQDIFLTYPLKDNSDRAALYLNQGNFKFTRLPIPALEELVNHQTTAGLPSGALWWDYDNDSDADLFLSVGYGKSRLLQNRFREECSSNEKDCLPKFIDVSAELGIDDYTISLTANAVDMNRDGKLDLMVGNAMNPLLPGYEKPTYFNIFQLPQPEYDNDRRMMNVMHRTWYDADNGGENLFYLNTGKKLEKQDVKALGLDGNRWTLDIGTGDLNGDGWTDLYLANDFGPDQLYINQQGKKFDLIRGKLVGKISHDTYKGMNASLGDIDNNGQLDIYVSNVHEKLQAEGSLLWMNSGNVDQIGEKAFTDAAMKHNILNENRFGWGGAMGDLDRDGKLDILQANGMVDNSYDRPLPETRNQRLKGKITTPHYFQNVAAERKCADFWYWNSQIALTGPDIHGYADRWADLRDRCIFPYEQNRVYLNEGKRFLDVASQVGWNELGNSRGIALTDLDNDGDLDALVTHQFQPVSIYRNVSAPKSWLGLDLAGNGKSCNRDAVGTQVIINSHGDKQLREVQASNGFSAQGDKRLLFGLGSYEEELIPVEIHWCGDENIQHQHLQVNQYHHLLLE